In one window of Tubulanus polymorphus chromosome 3, tnTubPoly1.2, whole genome shotgun sequence DNA:
- the LOC141902178 gene encoding peptidase inhibitor 16-like codes for MVFISVLGTAVTGGTSSVCERATTKFNAGQISQLVTKYNELRSSLKSSDAWKVEWDDELAERAQAFTNKCIFGHDLMSRCNGSVLGQNAAAVSSFTDGLSPGLNDWWGEFANYDHSADECAATKVCGHYRQVKTGL; via the exons ATGGTTTTCAT ATCAG TTTTAGGTACAGCTGTTACAGGTGGAACCTCTTCTG TATGTGAACGCGCAACTACTAAGTTTAACGCTGGGCAAATTTCTCAACTCGTAACGAAATACAACGAACTGAGATCGTCGTTAAAATCGTCCGACGCCTGGaaagtt GAATGGGATGACGAACTGGCGGAGAGAGCGCAAGCATTTACGAATAAATGCATATTCGGTCACGATCTGATGTCACG ATGTAATGGTTCAGTATTAGGACAGAACGCCGCTGCTGTGAGCAGTTTTACCGATGGTCTTTCGCCAGGTTTGAACGACTGGTGGGGCGAATTCGCAAACTACGATCACTCTGCAGATGAGTGCGCAGCCACCAAAGTTTGCGGTCATTACCGACAG gttaaaactggtctatag
- the LOC141902177 gene encoding FMRFamide receptor-like, with amino-acid sequence MILARALLYAIGVVSNCFAFIVLRLMKHKGSSILYLETLAVADTVNCLTGLFGRELIMVSKRYPFESIRFNLVVQQYFRHIYSYVDAIFQMTTTTSPWLLFALSIDRYVAIRYPLSARRICSIQNAFRISVATWVATFIFDIPTIWDKEAYVVNPDQPCSYIGRKKSLLLNKQYAMYYDFVFGKVVVRFIPGLIVLACNVHMSMLVLEAARLRQKLQQIDENASSANSKQGRQITFTILALNVVYMVEYVMAVLNTFLPAVLPANEGRKYRPFQSVNTSLMKDAM; translated from the exons ATGATATTGGCTCGTGCCTTACTTTACGCCATTGGCGTCGTCTCAAACTGCTTCGCATTCATAGTTCTTCGTTTGATGAAGCATAAAGGAAGTAGTATTCTATATTTGGAGACACTCGCCGTAGCCGATACTGTCAACTGTTTAACCGGGCTGTTCGGCCGCGAGTTAATCATGGTCTCCAAGCGCTACCCTTTTGAATCTATTCGTTTTAATCTCGTCGTTCAACAGTACTTCCGCCATATCTATAGTTATGTAGATGCCATATTCCAGATGACCACGACTACGAGTCCGTGGCTGCTTTTCGCGTTAAGTATTGATCGTTATGTGGCCATAAGATACCCGCTGTCTGCCAGACGAATTTGTTCGATTCAAAATGCGTTTCGTATATCTGTTGCGACTTGGGTTGCaacttttatttttgatataccAACGATTTGGGATAAAGAGGCGTACGTAGTCAATCCCGATCAACCGTGTTCGTATATCGGCCGGAAAAAATCACTGCTTCTCAATAAGCAATACGCGATGTATTACGATTTTGTTTTCGGTAAAGTTGTGGTAAGGTTTATTCCGGGTCTCATTGTTTTGGCGTGTAACGTTCATATGTCGATGTTAGTGCTGGAGGCGGCTCGTCTGCGCCAGAAACTTCAACAAATCGACGAAAATGCAAGTTCCGCTAATAGTAAACAAGGTCGCCAGATTACTTTTACGATATTGGCTTTAAATGTAGTATATATGGTTGAATATGTGATGGCTGTACTTAACACATTTTTACCCGCGGTTTTACCAGCGAATGAGGGCAGGAAATATCGACCGTTTCAGTCGG TAAATACATCATTGATGAAAGATGCTATGTGA
- the LOC141902796 gene encoding uncharacterized protein LOC141902796: MPGLGKGIYKTGTSCSQCGKDHDSNNAVKCDGSLNACSGTYMCTSGTCNKQCNMDRGVCSGHGIPDPNNGCKCKCDAKYSGNRCQCADSFGWCVEMGFLCAGDPGTRDMCKYSCRNEIPECK; this comes from the exons ATGCCAGGATTAGGAAAAGGCATTTACAAAACTGGTACCTCGTGCTCCCAATGTGGGAAGGATCACGATTCTAATAATGCCGTTAAATGCGACGGTTCACTAAACGCTTGCTCTG gtaCATACATGTGCACTTCCGGGACTTGCAATAAGC AATGCAACATGGATCGAGGAGTTTGTAGTGGACACGGAATACCGGACCCGAATAACGGATGTAAATGTAAATGCGACGCGAAATACAGCGGAAATCGATGTCAAT GTGCAGATTCGTTTGGTTGGTGCGTTGAGATGGGTTTCCTGTGTGCAGGCGATCCAGGCACACGAGATATGTGTAAATACTCGTGCAGAAATGA aattCCGGAATGCAAATGA
- the LOC141902822 gene encoding uncharacterized protein LOC141902822 yields the protein MYFAVLVCVLFAGISEADISVEIGGCTVKRFPESSFNKGNNRYEKEGHCEMCYCVNRTANVFCKTCSPVGIEVFPCMYEIMLKDKCYFGSTTAQWPGCCSKSTKICKSSGDFTSVFNSDAFVEFKKTAFKDPGCNSTIEAIVRASIAQRLF from the exons ATGTATTTCGCTGTATTGGTTTGTGTGTTATTTGCTGGTATTTCGGAGGCAGACATCAGCGTGGAAATCG ggGGTTGTACTGTCAAGAGGTTTCCCGAATCAAGTTTCAACAAAGGTAACAATCGTTACGAAAAGGAAGGACATTGTGAAATGTGTTACTGTGTAAACCGTACCGCAAACGTGTTCTGCAAAAC GTGCTCCCCAGTAGGAATTGAAGTATTCCCATGTATGTACGAAATAATGTTGAAAGACAAGTGTTATTTCGGTAGCACAACCGCTCAATGGCCCGGGTGTTGTTCGAAGTCCACAAAAATTTGCAAATCGTCTGGTGACTTCACGTCAGTGTTCAATAGTGATGCGTTCGTCGAATTCAAGAAAACGGCATTTAAAGATCCTGGGTGTAACTCTACCATAGAGGCAATAGTTAGGGCTTCGATAGCCCAACGCCTTTTCTAA
- the LOC141902176 gene encoding uncharacterized protein LOC141902176, with the protein MLEIGGCTVERFPESSFNKANNRYEKEGDCEMCYCANRAANVTCKTCHPIVIQEYPCMYEIMLKDKCYFGSTTAQWPECCSKSTTICKSSGNYTSLFKSDAFVEFKKTAYINPVCNSTIVALVRASMAKGHV; encoded by the exons ATGCTCGAAATCG ggGGTTGTACTGTCGAGAGGTTTCCCGAATCAAGTTTCAACAAAGCTAACAATCGTTACGAAAAGGAAGGAGATTGTGAAATGTGTTACTGTGCAAACCGTGCCGCAAACGTAACCTGCAAAAC GTGCCACCCAATAGTAATTCAAGAATACCCATGTATGTACGAAATAATGCTGAAAGACAAGTGTTATTTCGGTAGCACAACCGCTCAGTGGCCCGAGTGTTGTTCGAAGTCCACAACAATCTGCAAATCGTCTGGTAACTACACGTCTCTGTTCAAAAGTGATGCGTTCGTCGAATTCAAGAAAACGGCATATATAAATCCTGTGTGTAACTCTACCATAGTGGCATTAGTTAGGGCTTCGATGGCCAAAGGCCATGTCTAA